TTGGCTAGAACAGGGCTTAGCATTCAATCAACGAGAAATCATTGAAAGCATTGTGATTGTTCTGCTCGGTCTTATGGTGGCGGCAATCAGCGATCGGTTTATTGGTTATAGTGATTTAGCCTTAATTTTCATTGTGACGGTGCTGCTGGTCGCAATGCGGGCACGCATGCTGATTACGATTATGAGCGTTTTTATTTGTTTTTTACTCTATAACTACTTTTTTATCGAACCACGATTTACCTTTATGATTAGTGCTGAACGTGGTGTCATTACTATTATCACATTTATCGTTTCAGCTTTATTGGTCGGGCGTTTAGCCAATCAATTACGTGCTCAGGTGCTTAGCCTACGTGCTGCAAATTCTATTGCGCTACAATTACAAGAATTAGAGCGTAAACTTTCCAGTTGTGTGGATATTGAACAGGTCATGACAGTTGCAAAGCAACATTTGGAAAGTGCTTTAAATGCAGCCGTTTGGCTTAGAATTGGAACATTTGAATTAGGCGATGCCACTTTATTTAATGAAAAAGATCAGATCGCTGCAAATTGGACTCAGAAAAATGTGCAATCATGTGGACGTTTTACTAAAACATTAACCCAATCTGAATGGTGGTTTAATTCACTGAATCTAGTGGGTGGGTATGGTGTCATTGCCATTCGATTTAATCAAAATCCTGAAAGAATTGATTTTGAACAACAACGCCTAGTTGAGTTGATGATTGATGACATTGCTCAAACTGCTTCACGTGTACAGTTATCATTGCAGTTAGAAAACTCTCGTGTGGTGGCTGAAACGGAGAAGCTGCGTTCAGCCTTACTTTCATCCGTTTCACATGATTTGCGTTCACCGTTGGCTGCAATGATTGGCTCAGCGGACAGTTTAAAATATTATGGCGAACAGATGCTTGAAAGTGATCGCCATGAATTATTAGACACCATTCACATTGAAGGGGAACGGCTTGATCGTTATATTCAAAATCTACTTGATATGACTCGCTTAGGGCATCAGGGACTTACTTTGGCTCGAGACTGGATTGGTGTGGATGAGCTGATTGGCTCTGCAACGCAACGGCTTAAACGTTATCAGCCGAATGTCAAAATCAACGTGACTTTAGCAGATGATTTGCCTCAGCTTTATGTGCATCCTGCCTTGATTGAGCAAGCTATTTTTAATGTCTTAGAAAATGCAGCCAAATTTTCTCCAGAAAATGTGCCTATAGAAGTGAATATTCAGCAGATCGAAACCTATTTACAGATCGAGATTGAAGATCAAGGTGTTGGTATTCCTGAAGATGAACGTGAGCAGATTTTTGACATGTTCTATACCATGCAACGCGGTGATCGAGGTAAAACGGGGACAGGTTTAGGACTGGCGATTGTCAAAGCGATTATCGGGGCACACATGGGGAGTATAGAGGCTTTGGCTGGGACACATGGTCAAGGTACTTTAATTAAGATACGATTACCACTTCATCAGGATTAAAATCATCGTTTATGCTACAAACATTAAACCATCAAGTATCAATTCTTATTATTGACGATGAACCGCAAATTCGGAGATTTTTGGACATCGCCTTACGTGCACAAGGTTATCAGGTGCATGTTGCTGAAAATGGCTTAAAAGGC
The DNA window shown above is from Acinetobacter colistiniresistens and carries:
- a CDS encoding sensor histidine kinase; amino-acid sequence: MQIDRNNKADAWLAHSQREQSGRLTIFLGAAPGVGKTFAMLSRAHELMRQGHHVLVGVVETHGRADTEALIQGLNVVPKRTVEYQDRFLDEMDLDQILKLKPEIVLVDELAHRNVPNSRHEYRWQDVNELLDAGIDVYSTLNIQHLESLNDVVYQITGIRVTETVPDALLKRLKDIRLVDLPVPELLERMNHGKIYLADVAPHALQGFFKPANLTALRDLAIQTVAGQVDIDYREKFVAQGQIIPIQNHVMLAIDGTEFSEDLVRRAHRIAERRNATWSVISIQKSKIENTQTFAVTKAFNLARKLGADTYLLYSNQIAATILQAAYDYGASNILLGKSPKKSLWQRLFSDHIADQLLEKQHPFEITFVQPLASKHGDHKAMIYLSHHAWLEQGLAFNQREIIESIVIVLLGLMVAAISDRFIGYSDLALIFIVTVLLVAMRARMLITIMSVFICFLLYNYFFIEPRFTFMISAERGVITIITFIVSALLVGRLANQLRAQVLSLRAANSIALQLQELERKLSSCVDIEQVMTVAKQHLESALNAAVWLRIGTFELGDATLFNEKDQIAANWTQKNVQSCGRFTKTLTQSEWWFNSLNLVGGYGVIAIRFNQNPERIDFEQQRLVELMIDDIAQTASRVQLSLQLENSRVVAETEKLRSALLSSVSHDLRSPLAAMIGSADSLKYYGEQMLESDRHELLDTIHIEGERLDRYIQNLLDMTRLGHQGLTLARDWIGVDELIGSATQRLKRYQPNVKINVTLADDLPQLYVHPALIEQAIFNVLENAAKFSPENVPIEVNIQQIETYLQIEIEDQGVGIPEDEREQIFDMFYTMQRGDRGKTGTGLGLAIVKAIIGAHMGSIEALAGTHGQGTLIKIRLPLHQD